From one Plectropomus leopardus isolate mb chromosome 8, YSFRI_Pleo_2.0, whole genome shotgun sequence genomic stretch:
- the LOC121946599 gene encoding Ig-like V-type domain-containing protein FAM187A, which yields MPPPSSGPPLLLLLVLLMCAELWSYEAPKHKQDVFARRACPAFLTFTNAAYLAGVTVELPCHCKPQQIQSVVWFFRKHLSGSKETRALTDHHGNRLLDPRRVPHSGDLRSRFSIRLFSLLIFRAGTDDSGVYICGSVHEDFFYGYDLDIQEARTLSFTPRITPGNTTKKRTERKRLRSAQPLYRVFTAFRPWSVCDRCGVPGEQVRVGLCYVHSRYLHVRYRRANQTVASCGSGAVPSAFGQLKQSRSGAKLEVKSCQVTCAPKAPPSSKILALMVFLGYSSASRPAEVPVFYLNHPADRVLTLGCPGARPNMAVAWDRGSLPIYRCEHAAGRNFSSTPPRLLIDTGHHLLFKPAKLQDSGVYYCWLQGRRAAEIRLLVYAHLGRGQSVTSHPDFLAAIETVLRSYAVMTAVFLLLLCLKAGVRYLRDTTETHVD from the exons ATGCCTCCTCCGTCCTCCggccctcctcttctcctcctcctcgtcctcctcatGTGTGCTGAGCTGTGGAGCTACGAGGCTCCTAAGCATAAGCAGGATGTGTTTGCCAGAAGAGCCTGTCCCGCCTTCCTGACCTTCACCAACGCTGCCTACCTGGCTGGAGTCACTGTGGAGCTTCCCTGCCACTGCAAACCACAGCag ATCCAATCAGTTGTGTGGTTCTTTCGGAAACATCTAAGCGGCTCCAAGGAGACCAGAGCCCTGACagatcaccatggcaacaggctGCTGGACCCCAGACGTGTCCCTCACAGCGGCGACCTGCGGAGTCGATTCTCCATCCGTCTCTTCAGCCTGCTGATCTTCAGGGCGGGGACAGACGACTCCGGTGTCTATATCTGCGGCTCCGTCCACGAGGACTTCTTTTATGGTTACGACCTCGACATCCAGGAGGCTCGTACGCTCAGCTTCACTCCGAG GATCACTCCAGGAAATACGACCAAGAAACGGACAGAAAGAAAACGACTGCGCTCTGCTCAGCCGCTGTATCGCGTCTTCACCGCCTTCCGGCCGTGGTCTGTGTGCGATCGCTGTGGGGTACCCGGAGAACAGGTCCGTGTGGGACTCTGCTACGTCCACTCTCGCTACCTGCATGTACGCTACAGGCGGGCCAATCAGACAGTCGCTTCCTGCGGCTCAGGGGCGGTGCCCTCCGCGTTTGGACAACTGAAGCAAAGCAGAAGTGGAGCCAAGCTGGAGGTCAAAAGCTGTCAAGTCACATGTGCGCCTAAAGCACCGCCGTCCTCCAAAATCCTGGCTCTGATGGTGTTTCTTGGGTACAG TTCTGCCTCCCGGCCAGCAGAGGTACCGGTGTTCTACCTGAACCACCCTGCGGACCGTGTCCTGACGCTGGGCTGTCCCGGGGCACGACCTAACATGGCCGTGGCCTGGGACCGCGGATCTTTACCCATTTACAGATGTGAACACGCGGCAGGTCGTAACTTCAGCTCCACTCCGCCCAGGCTGCTGATCGACACCGGACACCACCTGCTGTTTAAACCTGCAAAACTTCAGGACTCAG GTGTCTACTACTGCTGGCTGCAGGGTCGCCGGGCCGCTGAGATACGCCTGCTGGTTTACGCCCATTTGGGGCGGGGACAGTCAGTGACATCACATCCCGACTTCTTGGCGGCTATTGAGACAGTGTTGAGATCGTACGCTGTCATGACAGCTGTATTTCTACTGCTGTTGTGTCTTAAGGCTGGAGTCAGATACCTCAGAGACACCACCGAAACACACGTGGATTGA